Proteins encoded within one genomic window of Synechococcus sp. PCC 7335:
- a CDS encoding ABC transporter permease: MQLKASKQVAHDVPDFKGRDLQTQALREKGLLFCIGIAMPVLILILWETTTRQGWIDELFLPSISGIVTEFFAIANKGYAGTPLIAHVLASLRRVFTAFGIGSIVGLLLGLLMGYYKYIRAAFYVATEILRPIPPLAFITLFILWFGIGEVSKVLIILYAGALIVMLNTMEGVRACPKEKILAARTLGANDLAIFAYVIFPAALPYIFTGMRVALSVDFGILVAAELLAGDLGMGYIIQDASTFFNVEALFVGILMIAFFGVVSDFLLRIISARVVHWQG, from the coding sequence ATGCAGTTGAAAGCGTCAAAACAGGTCGCTCATGACGTGCCTGATTTTAAGGGGAGAGATCTTCAAACTCAAGCACTCAGAGAAAAAGGACTGTTGTTTTGTATAGGCATTGCCATGCCTGTTCTAATTCTCATTTTGTGGGAAACGACTACCCGGCAGGGATGGATTGATGAGCTATTTCTACCAAGCATTTCGGGAATTGTGACTGAGTTTTTTGCGATCGCAAATAAGGGCTATGCTGGCACTCCGCTTATCGCCCACGTGCTGGCCAGCTTGCGCCGCGTATTCACAGCCTTTGGCATTGGCAGCATCGTTGGGCTACTCCTAGGTCTATTGATGGGCTATTACAAATATATTCGTGCCGCCTTTTATGTAGCCACTGAGATATTGCGGCCCATTCCTCCTCTCGCTTTTATCACCTTGTTTATTCTCTGGTTTGGTATTGGTGAAGTTTCCAAAGTCTTAATTATTCTCTATGCTGGCGCTCTGATTGTTATGCTCAATACCATGGAGGGGGTGCGAGCTTGTCCTAAGGAGAAGATTCTCGCTGCTAGAACTCTGGGCGCAAACGATCTCGCCATCTTTGCCTACGTAATTTTTCCTGCCGCGCTGCCATACATTTTCACAGGGATGCGGGTTGCCCTCTCGGTAGACTTCGGCATTTTAGTCGCAGCCGAACTGCTCGCGGGAGATTTAGGCATGGGCTACATCATTCAAGATGCCAGCACCTTTTTTAACGTAGAAGCGCTGTTTGTTGGCATTTTGATGATTGCCTTTTTTGGTGTGGTGTCTGACTTTTTGCTCAGAATAATCTCTGCTCGCGTTGTTCACTGGCA
- a CDS encoding ABC transporter ATP-binding protein produces MTRSISRSLTDIQQTESTEQAMSLEEIIGLDRVTFGYSRKRLVLQDLTLSIQRGEFLSLLGPSGCGKSTILNLIAGFYKPLAGLVTHGGNPVRGPSEERGVVFQGNALFDWMTVEQNIAFGFRFQPLPKLEKQQKVKTIIDLVGLRGAERKYPYQLSGGMRQRVAVARSMVVQPEILLMDEPFAAVDVQTREGLQEELLRLHEQVAGAILFVTHSIEEAVFLSDRIIILDRNLGGIYDETVVQLPEPRYAPMNRVSDAFNQYRTDLYLKMKAIS; encoded by the coding sequence ATGACTCGATCGATCTCTAGGTCTTTGACAGATATTCAACAAACTGAGTCAACCGAGCAAGCTATGTCTCTAGAAGAGATTATTGGCTTAGACCGGGTGACGTTCGGCTACAGCCGAAAGCGGTTGGTATTACAAGATCTTACCCTGAGTATACAGCGGGGGGAGTTCTTGAGCCTATTAGGACCATCAGGCTGTGGAAAGTCCACTATATTAAACCTGATTGCTGGGTTTTATAAGCCGCTAGCTGGTTTGGTAACGCATGGTGGCAACCCTGTTAGGGGACCCTCGGAAGAAAGAGGGGTTGTGTTTCAAGGAAATGCACTGTTCGATTGGATGACAGTAGAACAGAATATTGCCTTTGGCTTTCGGTTTCAGCCGTTGCCAAAGCTAGAAAAGCAGCAAAAGGTGAAAACGATTATTGATCTAGTAGGACTACGAGGCGCTGAGCGTAAGTACCCCTACCAGCTCTCAGGAGGAATGCGCCAGCGGGTGGCCGTAGCGCGATCAATGGTAGTGCAACCGGAGATCTTGCTGATGGATGAGCCGTTTGCAGCGGTGGATGTACAGACCCGCGAGGGCTTGCAGGAAGAGCTATTGAGGCTGCATGAGCAGGTGGCGGGAGCAATCTTATTTGTAACGCACAGCATTGAAGAAGCGGTGTTTTTGAGCGATCGCATTATCATCCTAGACCGTAACCTGGGCGGTATTTACGATGAAACCGTTGTGCAGCTGCCAGAACCTCGCTATGCCCCAATGAACCGAGTCTCCGATGCTTTTAATCAGTATCGAACGGATCTGTATCTAAAGATGAAGGCCATCAGCTAA
- a CDS encoding aliphatic sulfonate ABC transporter substrate-binding protein, with translation MQQIRRFLNRRRFLSATTGLAVCSLVLTIGCSQNMDTATETEAASDGEVAAAPSSDMPKVKVGFQTGDINNITMVAAEEGYFEEVGLDVEMSPYSSGGAMVPALAAGEVDITWFFPFPSLTAFATGVDLEVVLLDHAPLTAERLIASESIPDMKALSGKTIGVTIGTSGHHSLLAALDQAGISQDDVTLVNLKPSEMAAAFSAKQIDAAWTWEPAAGKLNELGGTDIATAKSVGAYAVALWGVRKEFAEENPEVMQKFMEAWDLAQKDYLADTKAGQQWEAKRLNLTPEEFGAMVDRQGSTVIPIEDQLSDQWLGQPGEPESTDLYKAYEEYATFLVEQGRLDSVPEDLSPLINSSYIAEYLETK, from the coding sequence ATGCAACAGATCAGGCGTTTTCTCAATCGACGTAGGTTTCTCTCAGCGACTACTGGATTGGCTGTTTGTTCATTAGTATTAACAATCGGCTGCTCACAAAATATGGACACGGCTACTGAGACAGAAGCTGCTTCCGATGGTGAAGTTGCCGCAGCGCCTTCCAGCGATATGCCAAAGGTCAAAGTGGGCTTTCAAACCGGAGACATCAACAATATTACGATGGTCGCTGCCGAAGAAGGCTACTTTGAAGAGGTTGGTCTGGATGTCGAGATGAGCCCTTATTCCTCGGGTGGCGCGATGGTCCCCGCGCTTGCTGCGGGAGAGGTAGATATTACTTGGTTCTTTCCTTTTCCTTCATTGACGGCATTCGCTACAGGTGTGGATCTTGAAGTTGTTCTGTTAGATCACGCTCCCCTAACCGCAGAGCGCTTGATTGCTAGCGAGTCAATCCCTGATATGAAGGCACTCAGCGGTAAAACTATAGGGGTTACCATTGGTACCTCCGGGCACCATTCTCTCTTGGCAGCGCTCGATCAAGCAGGTATTTCTCAAGATGATGTTACGCTTGTGAACTTAAAGCCGTCAGAAATGGCGGCGGCCTTCTCGGCTAAGCAAATTGACGCCGCTTGGACTTGGGAACCCGCTGCTGGAAAGCTCAATGAGCTAGGTGGTACAGATATCGCTACGGCTAAGTCAGTTGGCGCTTATGCGGTGGCACTATGGGGAGTGCGGAAGGAATTTGCGGAAGAAAATCCGGAGGTGATGCAGAAGTTTATGGAAGCCTGGGACTTGGCCCAAAAAGACTATCTTGCTGACACCAAGGCTGGACAGCAGTGGGAAGCTAAGCGGCTAAACCTGACGCCAGAAGAATTTGGAGCAATGGTCGATCGACAGGGTTCAACGGTAATTCCTATAGAAGATCAGCTCTCGGATCAGTGGCTTGGGCAGCCCGGCGAACCCGAGTCAACAGATCTCTATAAGGCCTACGAAGAATACGCGACTTTCCTTGTCGAGCAAGGTCGGTTGGATAGTGTACCAGAAGATCTATCTCCCCTAATCAACTCTTCCTACATCGCTGAATATCTTGAGACAAAGTGA
- a CDS encoding sulfite exporter TauE/SafE family protein has translation MTTEAIIILTVGVASFIRGVSGFGAALIIMPVLSGLTSIYVAAPLVAILGLTIDTLLCFYYRRSFDWGLVAKLWIGSILGIPLGFVMLRFIPGNWMLLALGLMIVVYAIYALFDPAMPILQSQRWMYGTGFLCGALGSSYNIPGPPIILYGNSQRWGQEKFKSNLSVFFWGNAVFVVLGHIVQNRLTETVFQQYMIAIPSMIIGLFSGIILSRFFNPLVFRRVVLVILILVGIRLFVLGLQS, from the coding sequence ATGACCACTGAAGCTATTATTATTCTGACAGTGGGTGTCGCTTCCTTCATCCGAGGGGTTTCTGGCTTTGGCGCAGCGCTGATCATTATGCCTGTGCTATCTGGACTAACTAGTATCTATGTTGCAGCTCCGTTAGTCGCTATTCTAGGACTGACTATCGATACGCTGCTGTGTTTTTATTACCGACGCTCTTTCGATTGGGGGTTAGTCGCTAAGCTGTGGATAGGATCTATCCTCGGAATTCCCCTCGGCTTCGTGATGCTGCGTTTCATTCCAGGTAATTGGATGCTCTTGGCGCTAGGGCTAATGATTGTGGTCTATGCCATCTATGCTTTGTTTGACCCGGCAATGCCTATACTACAGTCGCAGCGATGGATGTATGGCACAGGATTCTTGTGTGGAGCGTTAGGTAGCAGCTACAACATACCTGGACCACCTATTATCCTTTACGGCAACAGTCAGCGATGGGGACAAGAAAAATTCAAGAGCAATCTTAGTGTCTTTTTTTGGGGAAATGCTGTCTTCGTCGTACTTGGGCATATTGTTCAAAACCGCTTGACTGAGACAGTGTTTCAACAGTATATGATTGCCATACCTAGCATGATCATAGGATTATTCTCCGGAATAATCCTGTCCAGGTTCTTTAACCCGCTGGTATTTAGAAGAGTTGTTCTAGTTATTTTGATCCTTGTCGGCATTCGACTCTTCGTTCTAGGGTTGCAGTCTTAG
- a CDS encoding DUF3370 domain-containing protein translates to MFAWLTALTVAQTAPSQPHLATSPQVGSPTPTLITQTPTPEELVVEQSVRPLPGALDNVSVFNSNSPELVEEPGILLSTFPSTGMAVPEAHLNFPFSGRFDVFAHHVYKALDYDEENPELLDSLYVGILVNNPGTVPITVRVNSGASYLSQPDAPFVQLPDFVPFSPLNPVYAGPGSRVAADMLQERLQDVFPNVMTIPPGESRMLLNQPIPIRELELPINGRSTLARLESDGPVYVASMAQFAVVEESADGSVVESAPTLTSWEALLKESGLAGPRDLAPAPLPLAEGDRLIYGRVAGVSQGSEWKATLTDDPTTNQLTIPSAGEAFSYGISLLYAGTMGTTQNQSAEMLVRYPDTAYQSHGNYGVRYNLTLPLQNPTDQTQTVTVALETPIKEDMLSEDGLRFFEPLPVQTFFRGPVQVRYQNDRGLPVIRNIHLVMKRGQQGIPLATLTLPPMATRTLDVDLIYPADSTPPQILTVKTEP, encoded by the coding sequence ATGTTTGCCTGGCTTACAGCGCTTACGGTCGCCCAGACTGCGCCTTCTCAACCCCATTTAGCGACTAGCCCTCAAGTTGGTAGTCCTACCCCCACCCTGATTACACAAACACCAACGCCAGAGGAACTTGTGGTCGAGCAGTCCGTCAGACCGTTACCCGGCGCTCTAGATAACGTCTCTGTTTTTAATAGCAACAGCCCTGAGCTAGTCGAAGAACCAGGCATTCTACTATCTACCTTTCCATCAACAGGTATGGCTGTGCCAGAAGCTCACTTGAACTTTCCGTTCAGTGGACGGTTCGATGTCTTCGCCCACCACGTTTATAAGGCGCTAGATTACGACGAAGAAAATCCTGAACTTCTAGATAGCTTATACGTTGGCATACTCGTAAATAATCCTGGGACGGTGCCTATAACTGTGCGAGTAAACTCAGGAGCGAGCTACCTCAGTCAGCCGGACGCGCCTTTCGTTCAGCTACCGGATTTTGTACCTTTTAGTCCTCTAAATCCAGTCTATGCTGGCCCAGGTAGCCGAGTAGCCGCAGATATGCTTCAAGAGCGCCTGCAAGATGTTTTTCCAAATGTGATGACCATTCCGCCGGGTGAAAGTCGGATGCTTTTGAATCAGCCAATTCCGATTCGAGAGCTAGAGCTACCGATCAATGGCCGTTCAACGCTAGCTCGTCTAGAGAGTGATGGACCCGTTTATGTAGCGAGTATGGCTCAATTTGCCGTTGTAGAAGAAAGTGCGGATGGCAGTGTAGTTGAAAGTGCACCAACACTAACGTCCTGGGAAGCTTTGTTGAAAGAGAGTGGACTCGCCGGACCCCGGGATCTTGCTCCTGCTCCCTTACCTTTAGCGGAAGGCGATCGCTTGATCTATGGCCGCGTAGCAGGCGTCTCCCAAGGCTCAGAATGGAAGGCAACACTCACAGATGATCCCACGACAAATCAGCTCACTATTCCTTCAGCCGGTGAAGCCTTTTCATATGGCATTAGCCTACTGTACGCTGGGACAATGGGTACTACCCAAAATCAAAGTGCCGAAATGCTGGTGCGCTACCCTGATACTGCTTATCAAAGTCACGGGAACTATGGCGTACGCTACAACCTTACGCTTCCCCTACAAAATCCAACAGATCAAACTCAAACGGTCACGGTTGCGCTTGAGACCCCAATCAAAGAAGATATGCTCAGTGAAGACGGACTACGTTTTTTTGAGCCTTTACCCGTCCAGACCTTTTTCAGGGGCCCTGTACAGGTTCGCTATCAGAATGATCGCGGGCTCCCAGTCATTCGTAACATCCATCTTGTGATGAAACGTGGCCAGCAAGGTATTCCCTTAGCTACGCTTACCCTACCGCCGATGGCCACACGCACGCTCGATGTCGACTTGATCTACCCAGCCGATTCCACTCCACCGCAGATTCTGACAGTAAAAACTGAGCCTTGA
- the menH gene encoding 2-succinyl-6-hydroxy-2,4-cyclohexadiene-1-carboxylate synthase, with the protein MLYYSTAGKPKNPPLLLLHGFLGNCLDFSQILPSLSAHFYCITPDLPGHGDTYTEPGHYTFPHIAQALLDLLDHLDVPKTHLLGYSMGGRLALYFACEFSDHVEKVVLESTSPGLKTAAERMRRQQQDDLVAQRLLKTSLSNFLDQWYNNSLFTDLKQHPDLYTAMLQRRLSNRPEEAARALCGLSVGRQSPLWEKLASLESPLLFVVGELDLKFVAIGKEILKTCQQNRRQVTLSVFAQCGHNVHLVAPDAYTDAVIRFLSRTI; encoded by the coding sequence ATGCTCTATTACTCTACTGCCGGTAAGCCAAAGAACCCGCCTCTTCTACTTCTTCATGGGTTTTTAGGCAACTGCCTCGACTTCTCACAAATTCTGCCTTCTCTCTCAGCTCACTTCTACTGCATCACACCTGATCTTCCCGGCCACGGTGATACATACACTGAACCAGGCCACTACACCTTTCCCCACATTGCCCAAGCCTTGCTAGATCTACTAGATCATCTCGACGTGCCTAAGACGCATCTACTTGGATATTCTATGGGAGGAAGATTAGCGCTTTATTTTGCCTGCGAGTTCTCAGATCATGTTGAAAAAGTCGTTCTAGAATCTACCTCCCCCGGCCTCAAAACTGCTGCGGAAAGGATGCGTAGACAGCAACAGGATGACCTTGTTGCACAGCGCCTACTTAAAACATCTCTGTCAAACTTTCTAGACCAGTGGTACAACAATTCGCTATTCACCGATCTAAAACAGCACCCTGATCTCTATACTGCTATGCTCCAGCGGCGTCTGTCTAATCGACCAGAAGAGGCGGCTAGGGCGCTGTGTGGATTAAGCGTAGGACGCCAATCTCCTTTGTGGGAAAAATTAGCCTCGTTAGAGAGTCCTTTGCTATTCGTAGTAGGAGAACTCGACCTAAAATTTGTCGCTATCGGCAAAGAGATACTTAAAACCTGCCAGCAAAATCGACGACAAGTGACGCTATCAGTTTTTGCACAGTGTGGACACAACGTTCATCTAGTTGCACCCGATGCATACACTGATGCTGTTATCAGATTCCTAAGTAGGACCATCTAG